The Oscillatoria acuminata PCC 6304 genomic interval CGTTTCCCCTCGATCGCCGGAACTAAAGGGCGATCGGGATAAACTTCCCCAGGTTGAATCAGTAGTCTAACGAGATCCATGTTTCCCTGAACCGCCACCGGCGGAGTCATTCCCGAGGGGACTAACTTGGGATAACCGTTCCTCCAGATGCATCCGTTGTTCCATCTTGTGTAGGAAATAACCCGTCATCATAGCGGATGCCAACAAACCAGACAAATTTTCTCGGTTTGTCGTAATTTGCACCTCAAAGTTCTCCGACGGCAGGACACCCACCAGTCCCTGAACGTTCTGAGAGATAATTTCCTTAATTTCCGGGCTGACTGACTTGGCAACCCGCGCCAAAACTTCTGGCGGTTGATGCTGTAAGTATTTCAGCAACTGATTGGCTTCGACATCTTCATCGTGGGAATTCAGAAAGTCAGGTTGATAAACCATGAGGATCCTAAGTAGCTCAAGTGCTTATTTTCTACTTTAAACCATTCTGTTGGGGAGATGCTTGCTTCCTGCCGGTGATTGAAAACCCCCTGGCAGCGGGCATTATCATATAAACAAGGGTCTGTCAACTTCTGAAGAGGTAAAATTTTTTACCTTCGTCAATCCTCCCTCTCAAAACAGCGCAAATTAATAAATTCCGGTAAATTTAGGATTAACAGTTGACTTAGATAGAATAATCGTGCATAATAGCTATGCTTTGGCGAAATGCTTAATCTTACCGGCTCACACAGCCGAATCAGATTAAATTCTAGCCGAATTGCAACGGGGGCGTGGCGGAATGGTAGACGCTACGGACTTAGAAAACTGAGCCTTATTGGAGAAATCCATTAAGTGACCGCTCTCAAATTCAGGGAAACCTAACTCTGGTAACAGACAAGGCAATCCTGAGCCAAGCCGAAATTTCGGAAGGTGCAGAGACTCGACGGGAGCTACCCTAACGTAAAGCCGAGGGTAAAGGGAGAGTCCAATTCTCAAAACCAGAATTCTGGCAGCAGCGAAAGTTGCGGGAGAATGAAAATCCGTTGGCTGGAGACAGCCGTGTGGGTTCAAGTCCCACCGCCCCCATCCTATCTAAAATAAACAGCAAGTCATTGGTCATTGGTCATTGGTCATTGGTCATTGGTCATTGGTCATTGGTCATTGGTCGTTTTTTCGTTCAACGTGACGACTTGCTATAGTTCTCTTCGTTTGTAGCAACGACTTGAGTCGTTATCTTTCCCAGTTCGTAGTAACGACTTGAGTCGTTATCCGGGTTGCCAGGGCCACACTCATCCCCATCGCCCCCAGCAGTTCAAACCCAGTCGGTAAGTAGAGCCCCGATCGCCATTAAGATAGAAGGATTACCTTCAAAACAATATAATATTTATGTGGCCTCGCATCAAACCCATCCTTTCTAAACTGCTGCTTCTCCTTTCCCTGGTAGCATTCCTAATTTTAGGAGAAAGT includes:
- a CDS encoding DUF760 domain-containing protein, whose product is MVYQPDFLNSHDEDVEANQLLKYLQHQPPEVLARVAKSVSPEIKEIISQNVQGLVGVLPSENFEVQITTNRENLSGLLASAMMTGYFLHKMEQRMHLEERLSQVSPLGNDSAGGGSGKHGSR